From one Streptomyces sp. NBC_01478 genomic stretch:
- the pspAA gene encoding PspA-associated protein PspAA, whose protein sequence is MIVRIMGEGQVRLADGHLTELNKLDDVLLTEVRNGDGPAFRETLQALLAKVRELGDPLPDDSLEPSELILPAEDATLEEVRDLLSDDGLIPG, encoded by the coding sequence ATGATCGTACGGATCATGGGGGAGGGGCAGGTGAGGCTGGCCGACGGCCACCTCACCGAGCTGAACAAGCTGGACGACGTACTCCTGACGGAAGTGCGCAACGGCGACGGCCCGGCTTTCCGCGAGACCCTCCAGGCCCTCCTGGCAAAGGTCCGCGAACTGGGCGACCCCCTCCCGGACGACTCCCTGGAACCGTCCGAGCTGATCCTCCCGGCCGAGGACGCAACCCTGGAGGAGGTCCGGGACCTGCTGAGCGACGACGGCTTGATCCCGGGGTAG